GCGTCGGGTGCGGGTGTGGTTGTGGGTGCGGGTCGGAGCCGGAGCCGGGTCGGAGCCGGAGCCGGAGCGGGAGCGGATCGGGACAGGGGGGGGCTCGTTGAGGCGCAAGGGTGCCCGCGGGGGCCCAGGTGTCGGTTCAGGGTTGACGACTCCCTCGAAATGCTTTTAGACTGACTAGTCAGTTTAATCCAACATCTCAGAAAGCCAGCCCCCGTGCGCACTGCTCTGCCTCAGGATCTCGATACGGGATCCCCACGCCCCATCCACCTGCACGAGGCCGCCGTGCGCGGCCCGCGCGGCCCCGTCTTCGGCCCGCTCACCGCGACCTCGACGACCCCGGTCACGGTGGTCTGCGGGCCGCGCGGCAGCGGCCGCACCTCCCTGCTGCTCAGCCTCGCCGGGCGCATGCGACTGAGCGCGGGCGACGCGAGCGTGGCGGGCAGCATCCGCCCCGCCGCCCTGCGGAAACGAGTCGGGATCGCCGGCTTCGACGACATCGACGGGCTCGAACCCACGGCCTCCGTCGCCGGCGCGCTGCGCGAGCGCCTCGCCTGGGTCGCCCCGTGGTACCGCCGGGTGCCGCGCCTCGCGCCCGACGTGGTTCGAGAGCTGCTGGCCGATGCGTTCGGCGCTCTCGAGCAGCCGTCCGCAGACACCCGGGTGCGGGATCTCGGCCCCGTCGACGCCCTGCTCCTCCGCATCGCGCTCGCCCTGCTCGAATCGCCCGAGGCCCTCGTGCTCGACGACTTCGACCAGCTCCGCAGCGCAGCCGAACGGGATCTCGTCGCCCTGCGGCTGAGCGAGATCGCGGCCACCGGGATCCCGATCGTGATCGCCACGACGGACCCGGAGGACGCCGCCCGGTTCACCGCACCGCGCCCCACCGTCATCGCGCTGTAATCGCTCCCACCATCTCTGAACGAATCGAACGCCCCATGTCACTCTTCTCCACCGGCACCGAACTCGGCCGCTTCCGCACGGGCACCCTGCCCCGGATCGCCGTCGCGGTTCTCCTCTTCATCCCGCTCATCTACGGCGCGCTGTATCTCTGGGCGTTCTGGGCCCCCACCGACAACATGAACCGGCTGCCGGTCGCGATCGTCAATCTCGACCACGCCGCCGAGACCCCCGACGGCGACGAACTCACCGCGGGCGCCGACGTGGTCGACGAGCTGCTCGACGGCGGGGATCTCGCTTGGCGTCCGCTCGGCTCGCAGCAGGCGGCGGATCAGGTCGCCGACGGCGAGGTGTATTTCTCGGTGACCATTCCCGAGGACTTCTCCGCCACCCTCGCCGGATTGCAGGAGGACCCGAAGGCCGGGCAGATCCAGGTCGTCTACAACGACAACAATTCGTTCCTGGCCTCCACGCTCGGCAAGCAGGCCATGGTGCAGTTGCGTGACGCCGTCGCCGAGACGACCACTCGGACCGCGGCCGAGCAGGTGCTGGTCGGGGTCGAGCGCCTGAGCGACGGCACCCGCGACGCCGCCTCCGCCGCGTCCACCCTCGACGACGGCACGGCCGCGCTCGCCGATGCCAGTGGCACCCTGAGTGCGGGTCTCGGCGAACTGTCGGACGGCACGGCGCAACTCGCGGATCGCGCCCCCGCGCTCTCCGGCGGCGCAGCGCAACTCTCGGCGGGCCTGGAGACCGCGCGATCGGGGAGTGGCGAACTGGCGACGGGCAGTGCCGCACTCGCGGCGAAGACCTCCGAGGCGGCCGCGGGGGCCGCGGCCCTCACGACGGGCCTGGGAGAACTCGACGCGGGGGCGGCCACGCTCTCCGAGAGCACCGCGACCGCCGCAACGGGCAGCGGGGATCTCGCCGCGGGCCTCGGCACCCTGGCCCAGGGCAGCACCGGCGTGGCGCAGGGCACGGGGCTCATCGCGCAACTCGCCGCGGCGCACCCGGAGCTGACGCTCGCGGAGCTCGACGCGCAGCTCGCCGGAGCGGGATCCTCGCTCGCCGCGCTCGCGGACGGCTCGGCCGCCGTGCAGGCGGGAGCCGAATCGGCATCGAGCTCTGCCGCGACCCTCCGCGACGGTCTGACCCAGCTGAGCGACGGCGCCTCCCGGCTGAGCACGAGCACCACCGCGGCGTCAGGCGGTGCGCAGCAGCTTTCCGACGGCCTCGCGCAACTCTCCGTCGGCGCTCAGACGGTGTCCGACGGCACCTCCACGCTCGCGGCCGGGGTCGGATCCGCCGCTGACGGTGCATCGGCGCTCGCCGCCGGATCCGGCGACCTCGTGTCGGGCGTCACGCGCCTGCACGACGGCGCCGAGCAGGCCAGCGAGGGGTCGGCAGCGCTGGCGACCGGAGCGACGAAGGTGCACGACGGGTCCGCGGAGTTCGCAGGCAAGCTCGACGAGGGAGCGGCCGAGGCACCGTCGTTCGCCGCGGGCCAGACGGACCGCATCGCCGCGACGATGGCGGCCCCCGTCGCGCTCGACGAAACCACCGAGAACCCGGTCCAGGGCTTCGGCGAGGGATTCGCCCCGTTCTTCATCGCCCTCGCCACGTTCGTCGGTGCGCTCATCACCTGGCTGATCCTGCACGCCCTGCCGAAGCGGCCGCTCGCGAGCACCACCTCGGGCCTCCGCACGGTGCTCACGGGCTTCTGGCCCGCGGCGATCATCGGGGTGGGCCAGGTGGTCATCATGATGCTGGTGCTCGTCTACGGGATCGGGATCCAGCCCGCGCACTGGCTCGGCATGTCCCTCTTCATGCTGCTCGTGACCCTCGCGTTCCTGGCGCTGCAGCAGATGTTCATCGTGCTGCTCGGCACCGCGACCGGCCGCGTCGTGAGCCTCGTGCTGCTCATGCTGCAGCTCTCGTCGTCGGGCGGCACGTATCCGGTGGAGACCACCCCCGCGTTCTTCCAGATGCTGCACCCGTTCATGCCGGCCTCGTACGTCGTCGACGGGCTGAGGCAGCTCATCGGCGGCGGGATCGACGCCCGGTTCTGGATCGCGCTCGCGGTGATGGTCGGGATCCTCGTCGGGTCACTCGCCCTCAGCGCGGTCTCGGCACGGCGCCAGAAGGTGTGGACGATCAAGCGCCTGCACCCCGAGCTCGCGATCTAGCCTGCGGGGAGGAGCAGAAATCGCTCACACGGGGTCCGGGGATCACGAGCACCGCGGAATCACGAGAGAATGAGGACATGGCACGGGTGAACACACGACAGCTCATCACCGAGGCGGCGGTGTCGGTCGCCGCGCAGCACGGGATCAGCGGCGCCTCGATGGACCTGATCGCCGAGACCGCCGGCGTCGCGAAGGGCAGTCTGT
Above is a genomic segment from Leucobacter rhizosphaerae containing:
- a CDS encoding YhgE/Pip family protein, producing the protein MSLFSTGTELGRFRTGTLPRIAVAVLLFIPLIYGALYLWAFWAPTDNMNRLPVAIVNLDHAAETPDGDELTAGADVVDELLDGGDLAWRPLGSQQAADQVADGEVYFSVTIPEDFSATLAGLQEDPKAGQIQVVYNDNNSFLASTLGKQAMVQLRDAVAETTTRTAAEQVLVGVERLSDGTRDAASAASTLDDGTAALADASGTLSAGLGELSDGTAQLADRAPALSGGAAQLSAGLETARSGSGELATGSAALAAKTSEAAAGAAALTTGLGELDAGAATLSESTATAATGSGDLAAGLGTLAQGSTGVAQGTGLIAQLAAAHPELTLAELDAQLAGAGSSLAALADGSAAVQAGAESASSSAATLRDGLTQLSDGASRLSTSTTAASGGAQQLSDGLAQLSVGAQTVSDGTSTLAAGVGSAADGASALAAGSGDLVSGVTRLHDGAEQASEGSAALATGATKVHDGSAEFAGKLDEGAAEAPSFAAGQTDRIAATMAAPVALDETTENPVQGFGEGFAPFFIALATFVGALITWLILHALPKRPLASTTSGLRTVLTGFWPAAIIGVGQVVIMMLVLVYGIGIQPAHWLGMSLFMLLVTLAFLALQQMFIVLLGTATGRVVSLVLLMLQLSSSGGTYPVETTPAFFQMLHPFMPASYVVDGLRQLIGGGIDARFWIALAVMVGILVGSLALSAVSARRQKVWTIKRLHPELAI